Below is a window of Zygotorulaspora mrakii chromosome 3, complete sequence DNA.
ATCTAACACATCGTTGAAGCCTCCTACGACTAGAAGTTTTATTTCTGGCCAACCTCTTGTTACTTCAAATAATTCCAAAAGCTCACCCAGTCATTCAAATGAGACTTCAAGACCAAAGATCTCCTCAGTTCACTCATCATCGTCCTCAACATCATCAAGACCGCGCTTTGTGAAGCGTAACTCTTCATCCTCGAACTTTATATTTCTATCTGACAGCGATGACAGTAATGACGAGGACGACGGTAATGAGTCCTTAGAGGAGAATCAAGTTTCAGATTATGACTCCTCACTGCGATACAATAAGCTGCCAAATTCGGATGAAGTTACTCATATAAGCTCTTCGTTACCAGCGTTGAAGGACAATTCCAAAAACGCAGCTCCTCAAAGCACAACTATAAAACCGGCTTTAGATTCTAATGCTCCATCTACATCTCCCTTATCTTCTGACTTATCGAAGATTATaagaatcaagaattcATCTTCTCCTCCCGAGGCAAAATCCAGTGACGTCGCCATATCTGGTAGCTTTTCGCCTCTATATGATTCAGTCAAGTCAATTACAGCCAAAAAAGGCATATTGAACAAAGGAAACGCGACGGATTTGCATGAGATGAACAAAAACCTTGAAGATTATCACATCGATGAGAATTCGAACGAGAGGTCTCCTGCCAATGTAAATACGAATCAAGGCTCGACTGAAAGTGTGCACAAGATGATGCAAAATGCCAGAGATATCGCACAAAAATATCTGCATTCATGGAAAAAAGTGGATGGAAAGCAAGAAGATACCAGAAAGGACGTTCTAAATCATCGTTAACCCTCTCATTATATCAGCCGGTGTTCAgtttcatatatatttaaCTGATCCTATTTCATGATTATTACAAATCTTCATTCCTACTATTAAACTacataaaacaaaaataacgAATTAGCAATTTATGGAGCCTGTGTTGTCGTTTGGctcatttcaaattatatAATTGTAGAAAACATAACCGAATATTCCGCACTACTTCTGAATTGTTTAGTTTACGTTTTTCTTGCAACGATAGAGTAGAATTCGTGTGCAATGACTCCTCAAACTGAACTGTGCGAAACTACGAAATGTAAGTTGATGAATAACAGATACTAGACTGTCACAGCCACCTGGATTCGTCATCATCTGCCATAGCATCAAATTTATACGATTCTGCATATCAATTGCATAGCCACCATGTATAAAAATGGAACCGAGGGCGGCGGAACAAATGAAAGCGGTTCCTTAAAAGGTCGGCTAAGTGAGGTACCCTTCGATTCGACACCTAAAATTGTTGTGCCTGACACACCGACAAAGTCAATGGAAAGTCCATCAATTGGCGATAATACATCTCTCAATGATGATCTGGCCAGTATTGCGGGTAGCCGACTACCAAACTCTTCCCGGATGAGTATTGATTCATATTCTTTGAGGCCTAGTTTCGAGTCTTCTGTAGCCGGAAGGCATAATAGATCCTTCGGATTCGATAATGAAAATCATAGTGGGTCAGTGGAATATTCTCCCCTAGGAAATAACTCCATTTTTGAGATTGTTATGAATaccagaagaaaaaattggttgTCGTATCCAACCGTAAATGATATTCCACCAGTTGTACTTTCAAGTAACTCACTTGATTCTTCCTGGAAGACTGTAGTTCACAAGTACGTCAATGATATCAAGTATGAATCGTCAGTATACGAAAGTACGAATAATTTAAAGAGCATGACAAGAATGGAACAGCTAAAACAGCTAGAGAGATATGATAGTACTGCATTGGACTCTGCAAATGGTGAGTCTAATTCAGAAAACGATCCAGATCTTGAAGTTAAGGAAGGTATCaaagaattagaagaaGTCCCGTCTTTTTACTTCgaaaaagattttcaattAGATAATGCTCGTACGTTTCACCGAGTTCTAGAGGAAATAGATTTGCATTTAAACAAATTTACATTAGAAGATCAGACTCAGAGGGAAGAGGCATATGTGGAGTTTAAGGAGAAATTAAATTATTATCTAGATGCTGTGGAAGGGCTCTTAGTAGGGGAAATATCAAAATCGTCGcataaatttttccatGCATTACGGGATGTTGACTCAATACAGCAGAAAGCTAAATGTACAGTAAGTGAAATTGATCGATTATCCAAAACCATTGAATATATAGATAGTGAGAAAATCCAGAAGAGGGTTGCGAACTTgcgaaaaattttcaagagaaaGAGTTTGCAACGATTGGAGCAGGGATTGTTGCAAGTGAAGCAGGTTTTGATAAGGACTGAAGAGTGTAAGATTTTgtatgaaaatgaaaagtatgATGAATGTCTGGACCTTATTCACTCCATCGACTGCTTGATTAAGGGTGACGATTCCAAAGATGAAACGCTTCAAAGTTGGGTGAGTGACTGGCCATATAAGCTTATTGAGCTGAAATCCGTACCCGCCCTAACAGAAACAAGAGAATATTTGACTAACATGAGAATTGAGATTGGCGGTAAATATTCGCTCAAATTTTGTGAAATATTATTGAGAGACCTACGACATTATTGTTCTTCGGTGACTGCAAATGAGACGCTAAGCAGATTACAAAATAtgacaagagaaaaaaagtttttagAACTAGATTCCGAACTTATATCTTCTGTCGCTTCATTGATACATCAGCTTTGTAGGTGTGATGAACTTGCGAGCTCCTTCAATTTATATCAAGACAAGTTCACAGCCGAAGTTAAatcaataataaaaaagtATCTACCTCAGGAACGTAATCAAGCTAGCTCAGATAGTCAATTCTCAGTTGGGTCATCGCAGCCAACTGGTAGTAGTGGCTCGAAAATTTCACGATTGATCAAGGAGCAGACCCCAGCAGAGTTTCAAGGGATGTTGGTCAACACTTTTACGAATTCCAGTGAAGTATTAAGAAGATTATATAGGCACCAAAAACTGTTGCTGGACGTGTCACTTAATGAAATTACCATTAATGGACAAGGTAGTCCTTTGTCTAGCGAACACGACATGATATCACAACTCGATATTCGCACCGAAATTAACGAGGCCATTAGGATTATTCAACTTCGCATGGGTAAGATCATTGCTGTTAGGAGGGATCTAACGTCTTCGTTGAGgtttgatcattttttgaaactgtACTCAATATGCGTCCTTTTCATTCAGGAATGTGAAGCAATAAGTGGTGAGTTCCTAACCAAATACCTCAGCGATATATTAGCGGGGCAGATAAAAAACTACAACATATCGCAGAGAAatagaaaaatcaaaaacataCAGAAGAAGCTCGAATGCGAGAAATGGATGCCGTCCATTGTTCATTCATCGGTCCAGAAAGATGTCAATGATATTGTATCCAGCATGGATTTAGATCCCTTGGACTGGATCAAGTACTCCGATCTGATAACTCGAGAAACAGATGAAGAGCCGGTAAAAGACCATACGAAAGTTGAAAGTAAGACTGAAGGCGAACAAAACGAACAAAACGAAAATAACGAAAATAATGTTACTAGCGGCGACGTTAGTAACGGTGATAGGGCCAATTTAGGTCACAGAAAATCGGTTGTCGTTGGCGATAAAACTTTTGTCGCGAGCGATTCGCTACTCTCTACTATTGGTGTCATAAAGGAAACTCTCATTCTGTCAACCAACTTACCCGTCATGTACCTTTCGgattttgagaaaatggCATATGATATCCTCAAGAATTTCAACGATTTTGCAATGGCAACGGCGACACAAAATGGAAGACCCCTATCAAAGTCTGGCAAAAATCTCTCCATCATGGGCGAATCGCTCGATTGTCTGGCGGAATTTGTACtgattgttcaaaaattctacCGAAGACTGTCAAGCTTCAGCAGAGACTTTGTCCTGCTGGATCAAACCAGCTATACACTGCTTTCCCAG
It encodes the following:
- the VPS54 gene encoding Vps54p (similar to Saccharomyces cerevisiae VPS54 (YDR027C); ancestral locus Anc_3.257), producing MYKNGTEGGGTNESGSLKGRLSEVPFDSTPKIVVPDTPTKSMESPSIGDNTSLNDDLASIAGSRLPNSSRMSIDSYSLRPSFESSVAGRHNRSFGFDNENHSGSVEYSPLGNNSIFEIVMNTRRKNWLSYPTVNDIPPVVLSSNSLDSSWKTVVHKYVNDIKYESSVYESTNNLKSMTRMEQLKQLERYDSTALDSANGESNSENDPDLEVKEGIKELEEVPSFYFEKDFQLDNARTFHRVLEEIDLHLNKFTLEDQTQREEAYVEFKEKLNYYLDAVEGLLVGEISKSSHKFFHALRDVDSIQQKAKCTVSEIDRLSKTIEYIDSEKIQKRVANLRKIFKRKSLQRLEQGLLQVKQVLIRTEECKILYENEKYDECLDLIHSIDCLIKGDDSKDETLQSWVSDWPYKLIELKSVPALTETREYLTNMRIEIGGKYSLKFCEILLRDLRHYCSSVTANETLSRLQNMTREKKFLELDSELISSVASLIHQLCRCDELASSFNLYQDKFTAEVKSIIKKYLPQERNQASSDSQFSVGSSQPTGSSGSKISRLIKEQTPAEFQGMLVNTFTNSSEVLRRLYRHQKLLLDVSLNEITINGQGSPLSSEHDMISQLDIRTEINEAIRIIQLRMGKIIAVRRDLTSSLRFDHFLKLYSICVLFIQECEAISGEFLTKYLSDILAGQIKNYNISQRNRKIKNIQKKLECEKWMPSIVHSSVQKDVNDIVSSMDLDPLDWIKYSDLITRETDEEPVKDHTKVESKTEGEQNEQNENNENNVTSGDVSNGDRANLGHRKSVVVGDKTFVASDSLLSTIGVIKETLILSTNLPVMYLSDFEKMAYDILKNFNDFAMATATQNGRPLSKSGKNLSIMGESLDCLAEFVLIVQKFYRRLSSFSRDFVLLDQTSYTLLSQQYQSSTESIYLANAPPPPV